ctccatcttctttgtagctgccccttaagtgctggtacatggtgatgagatcccctctaagcctccttttctcccagcctatcctcatatgacaggcttcccagtcctttgatcatcttggtagcccttctctggatgctctccagcctgtccacattttttttttatagcggggaccagaactatacacagtactccaggtgtggcctgacaagcgctgagtagagtgggaagTAGTGAAGAAGGGAGCAGAATCCCCTCAGTTGCTAGGATTTTTGCAAGTAGAGATGAAGCTGTGACCGGACCTGAAATAAGAAGTGCAAGGGAGCTATTTGGGCCCTGGTAAAACAGGTAAGCACCAGTAACCCTGACCATATAAAACAGCAATCCTCCTGCATTTTGTGCTGGAAGAGGTATTCCAAGTAAAGCAGCATTTCTACAACTTTCTCTTGCCCTTTGAGCCAAAGGCAGCGCTGAGCAATGGTTTCTAAGAAGCAAAGTGCAAGTCTTCTCCAAGTCAAGCAGCACTAAGTGCACTACCATAGCTGGTACATACCATCTACCTAGGTTCTTCTTACCCACCACCCCTCATTCGCCAGGCTGCAGGTATCCAAACTGGGTAGTGTACTGCTGCTCCTTTGCTGCCACCACTTATAGACACCCACATCTTACAAAATCTAGGCAGACTATCATGACAACCCGGATTACAGGTAAAACTCATTAAATGGACCGGCGGGTGGGGGGATCAGGGGTTCATAAACAACTGTGCTCCATACTGCACTACTAGCATAACAATGTTGTTTGGCTTCTGCTGGCTTGCCATCTGTCTTGCCAGGATGGACCTGTTATCAAGAAAGGAAACAGCCTTCACAGCTTATCTTTCTCCTCACATGGTGTAGGAGTGAGTGAGAGATTATTACGCTGTTCCTATAGCCAAGAGATAGCTTTCTCACTCAGAAGAAAGGTTCAATATCAGTTTTTGGCTGAAGTTAGAGTTAATGCAAATCAACTCTTTAATCTGTTCATTTCCAAATGCAATCCAAACATCTGCAGCAGGACCCCGGTActtaacagcagcagctttaaGGAAGTTTCCAAGAACTCAGAAATGTAGTGAAACGTATTGGTTTTAGTATTGAGAGAAAACCATTACAAGGAATTAAGTGGTTTGAATACCTATTTATCTACTATGCACAAGAAAGTTACCACTGCTGTTTCAAAAGTGGAAAGCATGGTAACTTTTCTGTGTGTGAATGGAGAAATAAGAGATGACGAAGTAACACAACCAGCCATTTTACTCCACTTATTTTACTTACGCATGCGcgcacacacactcacacatcCACCCCAAGAACTAAggtaaagatttaaaaaatattactagCCATCAAAAATGTTATTGAAAAATAGCTCAACttttttgcatgaaaaaaatgtttatttcaattttctgGCAAAAGATTAACATGACTTTAGCTATTTCAGTCCTTAGCTGAAATGCTGGTAACgttcagaggaagaaaggcatACTGCCAGTATTCTCATTTGCCGCGAACATGTAAACGaacatgtgttttgttttggcagaAAAAATCTTATTCTGCACAGGTATGAAGGCTTTCATACATAATGTTACCCTCCTCAATGAACATAGCATTTGCTGACAAGCTCATTTGCTGACATAGGATTTATTGTGTATGTTCTATTACaaatctttcaaaagaaagaatacaGCCAACTTGCTTTTCCACATCCTGTGTTTTACTGTGTTTAAATACAAATAggagtatttttcttcagatattgTGCTACTAGTTTTAGAGCTCATATAAAAAGGAGTTCTGCACAGCCTTACTCTAGCTAAACATGGCTAAGCTTCTGGTTCACAGTGCTGAAGTAATAGAGAGTTATCCAGTGTACACCTGTCAGTCATCACCcagctgaattaaaaagaagtgCTTCTAGAACACAGGTAGAGATGAGCTGGTTTTGGTCCTATACAATGTATATCTTAAGGCTTTTGCAGTACACTATAACTAGTACTCATTTAGGAGCATTAAAACTGTGATAAAGTATCTGCCTATGCATCAGCAACTTTACTCTCTTAAGAAATACTTGACAGTTCAAGCGTTTTGTCATCTGCATACAATTATGCTGACTACTCAACATTAATAACATCTTTTGCTGGTGTGGTataaccccagccagcaactaagaCCCACACATCTGCTTGCTTGCtctcccccagtgggatgggggagagaatcagaagagtaaaagtgagaaaacttgtgggtttagacaaagacagtttaataggtagagCAAAAGCcgtgtgcacaagcaaagcaaaacaaggaattaattcactccttcccatgggcaggcaggtgttcagccatctccaggaaagcagggctccatcaaaacgccatcactccaaatgtcctacccttccttcttcttcccccagctttacatgctgagcatgatgacatatggtatggaatatccctttggtcagtgggggtcagctgtcccggctgtgtcccctcccagcttcttgtgcacccccagcctgctcgctggtgcggtgagaggcagaaaaggccttgactctgtgtaagccctgctcagaggtaatgaaaacattcctgtgttatcaacactgcgttcagcacaaatccaaaacatagtcccatactagctagtatggagaaaattaactctgtcccagccaaaacaatCACAGCTGGGAACAACTGAAATATTCAACTTAatcttcagatttttaaatcttcagctCAGTGGCTGAAGACCACTCCCAGGTAAGCACATTTTTCCTGCAAGAAAGTCCAAAGACACCTTGATTACACAGGTAACCAGCATATCTCCTGCAATCAAAGGGGCAGTACACCCAAGGGAAGTCAGTCACTCACTGTCCTTCCCAACAGCTGTAAGAGAACCATAAAGTCGCTCCACAAAAAGAAGGTATTGCTAACAAAGCAGTGCAAGCAGTGTATTTCACTCCTAAGTATGATATTCTTAAATGACAGAGCGAGttgcctcctcttcttccccaccGGCACCTGCCAGCATTCTCTCATTTGTAGGCACAGTGAAAGTCATAAAAAACTTGTGGTCTCACAGAcctaaaatacagcatttatCTGACAGAGTAAGTAAGTTAACAGAGTAGCACAGCACCAAGCAACCCTTGCTGTGCTTCATGTCTTTGGTACTTGTTTCGGATGAGAAAATTAACAGGTAAAAATAACTCTCTGTTCCTTTTCAACAAACAAGTTTAATTTTGGAGGCTTTGTTTGTGAAGGTCAAGTAGGGACAAAAACCAGTGCTGCTAAGATTTTATGCAGCGAGTTGCACACAGAGACAAACATGGTACAGTCTCATTTGCAAACACTTGAATGTCTACTGTTACAGgacacattatttttaaaagcaggttttATAAAATTTTGAGTTAAAAGATAAACAGGTAGAAGGATACAGCCTCTGACCAATGAGCACATGTAAAGACCTATCCTGAAACAATTGTAACTAAATATTGATTAAACTTGTCAGTCATAGCCAATCCTTATGTTACAACCATCTAATAAATGCATAAAAGTCCCTAGTAACGCAGGGAAACATGATACCTGCTAGAAAACAGGAGACAGACATAggattttaagaattttaagaCATCCTTCATGTATTTTTACCCCTTGTTTTCTATTGCACAGAAAGGATAGAGAATAAATGTTTCTGGACACTCACCTACCCAATTACACAACTtctaaaaatcactttttttttctctgtatccactactaaaaaaatgtttgtaccAGCTAAACATAATGATGACAAGTTCTGCTGCTATAGCATTCTTGCCAATGCCTGGTCAATGTATTCTATGAGATACTCTGGATAAATCTGCTGCTTCTCAAAGATGACAAAGATAGAAGGGTTTGAAGAGCTATTCACACAACTGTCATAGAAGTTCTGGTTGTCCTTCAAGGGAGGCCGAACATAAGATGAACTACCAAGCGTGaactcccccaccagcacccgTGCCAGAAACATGGTCTTGCAGTGTGAGTCTTCCAAGCAGTAGTTGTCAGAATAAGATGCATCCCTTGCAAAATAGCTTCCTGCAGAAGAGACACCAAGAGAGAGTTGATACGACACCAAAAGTGATGGGAAGGAAGTGAGACAGTGGGAAAGCAAATTCATAAGCAAATCCATTAAGCAGCTCATGAATGACCTTTCCAAAGCCTTTACTTGCCCTGTATGTCCTTCTTAGTGAAAATGACCCCTATGTTTTACctacacttttatttttcacatcacACATattaaaaagccacaaaagTAGTGCTTTAAATGTTAACATACTCCTCAAGAAGATTTCCTCCTGACCCTAGATGTCCACCTTCCCCAATCTCGCCCAACTTCTCCTGACAGAGGCTACTAATTAATATTCATTAGAACATTTCTGAGAGTTAAGCAGTATTCAGTCGAACAGGTGGGTCAGCCTGTCTCTTGGCTATCCCACTTGGTATGTTGATCCTTTCCTGTACACAGGACAATGTAAAGGAATATAATTTGCTAACAAGGCAAAAAGCCTGTAAACAGGATGGCATTTAcgttcctggaaaaaaaacccaaataatgGCACGTTGCCTTCCCATAGGAGCTTGGAGAAATTGGAACAGAAGTAAGCCTGGACTCCAGAAGAAACAGTCCCTAGAACTGGCCGCTCCTAAGCTTGTCTGTTCTTGCAAGGATAGAGTGGAACATAGAGGCCAAGGCCTTTCAGTACGCCTTAGCTCCAAATGATCATTGCCGAGTCAGCTGTGTTGTCCACATCACCACAAAGATAAGCCCTAGACTGGCTGAGTGCCCTCTTTCTAACTTTACACCTCTGGAGTAACTAGAGAATTTTTTAGCAAGTCTGGGGTTAATGAAAAAGCTAAAAAACCTTTGCCGTAGACTGTCCCATGAAGGCCACAGATCCTCCAGTCAAAGTTTTGATGACAGATGGCATCAATGTATTTTTTACTGGTCCCATGAAACAAAAATCGCTCATCCACATCCTTTCCACCATTGCTCTTCTGCATTTGTTCCTTTTGCCTGCAATAAGAACCACTATCTTTGCAGTTCCACAGTAGCTGTACCCAGACAGGTTCCAGCCATACTAGCACTGAGACAATTTTACACAGAATACTTTCTGAAAATCCTTACGTCAAGGCCTAAACTTCGGAATTGCAGGGTATCTTGCTGTCTAGATGCATATAAACATGCTTTCATTATAAGCAAATGCCTCCAGATATTTAATATGTTAATGTTTCAGTCACTGCCTACTGAGAGGAGAAGaatcttatcttttttttaaaaaaaatcatgttcaTAATAAGGCTTTCCCTCAGCGAGTTTTGCATCTAGTTCTGAAGGCTGTTTCAGTTTTGACCAGCTACAAACCAGTGTTTTTTCCAGATGTGACTGATTATCAGGCTTCAAGTCTTCAGTGGAAGGCAGCTGTCTTGGACACAGGCCTAGCACAAGTCAGAACCACTTACTCAGGAGCAAGGATTCCTCCCACAGAGCTCATCTAACTATTCTAAGCTCCATGTCTTGACTGCGGTTTTGTTGGTACCTCTTTATCTACATGTTGATCCTGGCTAGGATTTCAGTTCAGGAGTGGAAGCAGATTCTTAAATACAGCTGCATTTCAGGAATGAGTATGTCTATCTTCAGCATGCAGCTAATTGCAGAAACAACAAACTTCATGCACACATACCAGAGCAGTATGTTACACATACCATTGATACAGTTCCCAGAGAGATGGGTTCTGAACTCTACAAATCCTTTTAATAACTGTTTTGGGCATGGTGCGTTGAAAGTCCACCTTGACTTTCTTGTATTCTTCGGAAGAACTGTCAAGCTCAATCAGCTgtaaggaaaagattaaaaagctACTCTCATCTTTTACTAAATCATAACAAAGCCACCCCACCTAGTGCACTACTCAGACCTTTACAGTCTTTTCTGTGAAGCAGAGGTACGAGCAGCAAAAATACTCctggaaaaaaggcagattaGAGATCTCAGCTCTGTAAAAGCGAGCTCTTACCTAGGGAACATTAACTCCTGGGGTTTAAGACACCCAGGCTGCTCTCTCACAGGACATTAAAAGGGCTGCATGCTTTTGTGCAGCCACCCAGCCCCTTTTAATATTTAGGCCAAGATACACTTGCATGCATATATCAAACAGTACCTAAATACATAGTAGAAACGAGcacataaaaaaagaacagagaatttATGTTGCAGCAAAGAGTACCTCTACATCCATGCTTTTTAAGTCTTTACAGTTTATACTCCCTACAGCCAGTGAACACAAACTGTGCAGCctgttatgtttttaaataaattgaaaagGCTTTATTGAATCAACCATTTTAGGGAAGAATAGGGACACACTGCCAAAAATCAGTTCCTTACATGACAGTCCTGAGAGCACGCTAAGTTTTCTACTTGCATGTTTTCCCTAGGAACATCAAGAATGTCAACATTAGCCTTCCCTATTTTTTACTAACAATTTCTTGAGgatttgcattttgaaagttACTAATTTTCAAGCTTCATATAAGCTCTTTTCTGTAGGTATAGTTACCAGAGTTGAcagaggtggtggtggaggCAAGCAGGAAGTCAGCAAAGGTAAACCATGCAGATATTAACTGGGTGTGTTACAAAGGTAAAGAAGTTGACTGCACTGGAGTTATGGCACGTTTTAATAAATGATCCCAGCCTGAACTCTTGCTGATTTCAGCAATCCTCCACAAGTCACACACAGCTCAGGGAGTGGCTACCCTGGAGTTTAGATGCATGATTTATCTCTTATCTCTGATCCTTCACCACATGTTGGACTTCAAAACTACATATCTTGGGCACCAGTAACAGTCTTTCTAATATGGCATTAGCTTCAGGCAAATTTGCGAAGGAAAGGGATAAATAGTAGCAGTGAAAGTCAACGTTGCAATGGTTATACTGCCACCATTTGTTAGTTTAAATTTGGGTCTAATTTCACCTCTAGGTCTTCCCAGTGTGGTGTCAGGCTCAAATTTACCAACACCTCTGTGTGAAATTACATAAAAAACAGTCATCTACAAAGGCACAAAAACCACTGAACTTGTGATGTAACAAACCTGTATGCGACAAAACTTATggagagaaaaaaccaaaaagctccAAACCTTGAATCCCAGTTCAGGCAGCGCAGATTTGTCCCAGTGAGCTGGAATGCCCTTAAactgctctgtatttttaaagcccCTGTACATTACAAGACATTACAAATaggtaattaaaacaaaacaaatctctATGTTTTACGTATATATGATACTGAATATTTTTGCCAAGTTTAGGGAGAATGTAGGCAACAacatattcagaaatatttcaaaattttcagttcagtacatgaaaatatttgttctcaATCATCATGTCAAGACTTATGGCAGAAAGTAAGAtgccaaatgagaaaaaaaaattagatataCACTGAACTAAACATGAAAGTAGTTCTCTTAGTTGCGAAGAGTTGAATGTATACATAAAAGCTCTGCTACACTGGGgtagataaataaaaatgcatctaGTATCACATCAGTATGTCAGAAACAGGGTAGATACAGCCCTCTCCTCCACTTCCATTCCAATTTTAATTAGTGTTTTTAGCAgttcttttctgtgttgtttaaGCAAGCACTGTGTGCTGCAAGGGAATGCATAAAAAGCGTTGGCTGTTACATGCAATTAGATAAAACTTCTTCTCTTGCAGACTCCCACCTTTTACTCCACCTTTAACAACTACTACTTTTCTCTCACATTGTCCGGTTGTTCTCAACAGAATTGTTTCTAAACTTGTACTTAGATTTGAAAATTACTGATCTCAGATGTTAGAAAGGGCTAGTATGCATAAACGTTATTGCTTCCATCTATCAGCTGCTCTGAGAGCTCCCTCTAATCAGCCGTTCCCTGCAACACTGCTACATGTTGAATTATCTTCTATGCTTCCACATGTTCTGTGGCCAAGCCGAAACTTCCTTCACCCCTCAAAGCTCTCGAGCTGCTTGAAAACTGTTGGCCAGGCCGCACTACTGCCCTAGATAGATGATGTTGTAGGAAAGGTATGTCCCTTCCCCCCTCAATTTCTTTTACTATTGCCTTAACAGCTACTCCTTCACTTTATTTACACCCCTGGAAGACACTGCATTCACAATGCACTAAGTCCAACACCACAGAATGAGCAGTTGCAGTTTACCTGGCTCTTGTCTTTTCCACCTCTGTCTGAGAGACAAATTTAGGTCTTCTGCAAATCGCTCTCTCTGTTGTGTAGCGAAGGTTTTTCTGAATCATGgctggggggaaagaaaacaaaacaaaacaaaaaaacacaaccctgaacaatcagaaatatattttagaaagctTTCACACTGCAGCAAAACTTGCCCCAAAGTTGTTTCATCAAAAACGTTAACAAAAAGCCactgagctttttttcttgctatgtAAAGGGAAGTCAGAGCAGGATGTGGAATCCATGGTTTATCTGTATAACTCACCAAGAAACAATGCAGTTTCTGTTTAGCTCTTAACTTCAGAAAGAACGATAGACACTAGTAGCTATTCTCCCTTCGTTGTTCCATCAGCCGCACTTAACTGAAAAGGATCATTGTAAAATAAGTATCTACTTTTGCTCCATGGATTGCATCCCCTCCTCAATTTGCAATAAGATACTGTTTTCCTACACGTAGTTGTAGATTTCAAACCCTATAAACACAACCTAACAGCTATGACAGGCcattcatttttacatttttacaagTCACAGCAACCTGAATTTTAGAGACATTCTTTCTGGATCTTGGAACCTCTGTAGCTACTGCCACAGTATTCCAGCAACAAAGACTCAGTAACAGCCAGGAGAATGAAACTTCACCTTCAGGGAGAGAcacaagaagaaagcaaacaaacagaagaaaatctctTGGCACCACCAAGCCTAGAAACTTAAGTTTTGGAAGACCTTGACATTGCATATGTTTGTCTAAGTTactaaaaaagcccaaaccttAGAAGAGGGATTGATTTACTATGCAATTTTCCCTTCTAAGCCAGAAAAGTTTCCCCAGCCTATAGAGAAGATTAAAGCATTGCTTTCAATTGAATCACAAACAACATACCACATGCCTTTCcttgctgtatttgttttttctttttttccatgagGAATGGGATAGTAATGGAGAGTTAGATCAAAGGTAACTACAACAAAATGACAGTCTAGGCAGGCTGATTCCCACCACTACTGTTCCCCATGACTTTTGAAAAGGATACCTGGAAAGGCAACAGCTCAGAAAGGACAATGCCATCACAAATGGCTTAAGTTTACTGAACTCTTGGGAAACAACATCGTCCTACTTTGATGTAGTCAAGGTATTTCCTCAGCCTTTCCAGACAGGCAGAGCTATGAAAAGAAGACAGCTATTGTTGCAGTTTCGGCTGgtgtagagttaattttcctcctagtagctggtatagtgctatgttttggatttagcatcAGAACaatgtgataacacactgatgttttagttgttgctaagcagtgtttataagaagtcaaggacttctcagctttccatgctctgccagcGAGGAGGTGCACAACAGGCTAAGAGGCagcatagccaggacagctgacccaaactggccaaagggatattctatagcatatgacatcatgcctagtatataagctgggggaAGTTGCCTGGGGGGCAGCAATCATTGCTtagggactggctgggcatcagttggtgggtggtgagcagttggatcacttgtttttttcctgggttttgttcctcttttgTTGTTTACATTCTCATTACAATGtttatgtttattattattttatttcaattattgaactgttcttatctcaacccagaagttttctcacttttatcctTCTAATTCTTCCCCCCTGCACCGGGTGgcagtgagcaagtggctgtgtggtgcttagttgccagccagggttaaaccacaacagttacACAAATTTTGCAATGCTAAGGACGGTCTGGACCCTACACCTTGCCAAGTATTCATTTTCCTGCAAGGCAGTGATTAAAGCAAACCAGAAGCTGGCTTGCCAAGTCTTCCAGAAGTTTCTCACCATTTGTTTGTGTTGGTGCTAGCATCAATGGCCATGTCACACTTGGACTTGCTGGCAGACATTTTGAAACCTAGCACAAGAACTTcgcaaaaataaaaggtttggAAGAATAGGAATGCCACTTTGTTTATGTGAACAGCTGTTATTCTGAGAATTTCACAGAAGCTCTGTCTCTGTAAGCTTTGCAGTTTGAAGTTCAAATTTCTCTCTCCTATCTCATGTAGTAATGTAGTTTAGAACCACAAAATAcctgaaagggagggagggaggaaacaaaacaaaacaaaaaaaacccaaagcaaatgGACATACCTCCAAAATTGAGTTCATATTCATGTTTTCCAGCTTTGAAGTTCAGCTTTGGAGAACTTTTGGCTATATAAGCTTTCTCCAGGTCATCACTGGAGATAGTGGCAGCTATGTGATTATTATCCTGTCAGgacaaaatcagagaaaaaaatagtctcCTGGTCTGTTATATACAAGTAAGTTTAAAAATCAACAACTGTCATATGGTATGGTGGCTGCAGTATGTATCAGCTTTTGTGCATGACAGTGGTTTTCAGGCAAAAGCCATATATTAAGCAGATGAAACTGCCACTAAAACAAACCAGGAAGTGTTCTGAAGCCTAAACTTACCTTGCAAGGTGCATGCAGTGAACACAACTACTGAGATCGCATATTTACCAACTAGACCTTAGCGAAGATGCAGAGTATTACTGGAGcctcagaaaaggaaggtttaGTCGGGAGCAATGAAACAAATGTATTCATGTGATCCTACCTGACATGGCTCACTGAAGAATTATCTGTTATATTTGTGACTCACCAGTGAGCACTCCCCTACCTGAACCAATCAAATTTGCAGGGAAAAGATCCCATTAGGCCTCTAAAGTCCATCTGTACAGTAtaagagggaaggaggaagagagggaggataTAAGCTCTGTGTACTTTTCAGTAGTTCTACACTTTTAACACAGAATTGAGAGTCTCCCCATTTCTCCACACttaccttttttccatactCCTGCCACAGGCCATATTCATCTTTCCAGTACCAGATCCACTCTGTTGTAAGAATGAAGTGAGGGGGTTTGGTCACAGAGGAAGCTGTAGAAAGTCGTCTAACCTTTTCAAACCCAGAGCACATATTCAGAAAACAGATACATGACAAGACAGAGCCACTTTCAGTAACACCATTATTaaatctataaaaaaaaaaggagaaaaaaatcagaactgtgTGTGAAGCTTTACACATAGGTTCAGAAGCCCACCACAAATTTGCAAAGACAACATCACTCAAAAGCAGAACACAAACCTGTAGTTTCCACAACAATCTCTCCTCTGTCTTGCACTTGTACGTATTTTGCATTACAGTATTACGCCTCACATTGGTCCCATGTGCAGTAACCATTATCAGCTCGTAAATCAGCGAGTTAGATAAGATGAACAGAAACAGTGGAAAATGTACACTGCCTTCTTCTTGCTAACCAACTATATTCTAAACATAACACTGTCATAACTTAAGTATGGCTTCAAAGAGCCGCTAACGTAACATAAGAGGGCTACGTAAATTCTCCAGCATGGGACACAGCATACTGATATGAGCCCCTTCCAATACCCTCTTTATTCTACATAACCAGTTCCAAACtcttaaaggtatttccatacTCTTAATGGTTTTCTGCACCCAAGAGTATCTCTCTCTAGGTACACAAGGTATTCTACTAGTTTCACAATATGGACTGGGAaaaaggggcaggagggacaAATATCATGCTACCTTTCCATATTCCATCtggaaaggtgaaagaaaaggtTACTTCTAACCATGGGGTCAAGCTGTGTATTGCCAAGCTCTAATCAAAGACAGATTCCCACAAGTACTTGTGATAAAATCACCAttctctgcagttttccagccatTCTTAGTGGGGACTAAGACTTCCTATGGTAGCAGCAGTATGAGGTATTCATACATTTTTCCACAGCAAAGAATACTAGAATCTATGGGTCAGTCACATACAATAACTGCGGTGGATTGACCCTGGCCAGCAACCAAGtgcccacacagctgctcattcattcttcctcccctcctttgcACAAAGGGTAGAAAATAGGAAGGGCAAAAGCTAGAAAAGTTGTGTGTCAATATAAAGGCAGTTCAATAGGTGAAGAAGGGTGTGTGgagcggggtgtgtgtgtgtgtaaataaacaaataaataaataatgcaaagcAAATTGCTCACCACCTCCCACAGGAAGTCTAATGCCAGCCAGCCTCCAAATAGCTGCCACCTGagaaaccaaaaccccaaccctcctcttcctctgccctaGGTTTTACTGTGGAGTATGACATTATATGGTATGGGAGATCCCTTTGGTCAAttcaggtcagctgtcctggctgatCCTCTCCCAAccccttgcccacccccagcctacctgctgcGGGtagagagggaagagcagggcagagtgggaaaaagagaaagccttgaCTCTgcacaagcactgctcagcaacagctaaaacactGGTGCATTATCAGTACTGTTTTAGtcacaaatccagaacacagcactacatgggctgctatgaagaaagttaactccatcccagccaaacccagtaTGGTAACACAGAGGGTCCTATACAGACTCCAGGTGTAAGTCACAGTGGATGAGATCTCCAGCAACAGCATATCAGCAAAGTGAGGTCAGTAGAAGAATAATGAATTAAGCTACTTATGTAATGGCTGCAATAGAATCGTAGCAATTTATAGCCACTAAGGGCCTGGTTCAATATAGCAAACTCCAAACATAATTAGATTTTAGAAGAGTTTATACCTGGTGTTACTAGGGTCACAATatgctttttctatttcttccatATTCTTCAAGTCCTTCCAGGTATTACCATCAGAGATCTGCCATCTGTATGGCAAATGAAAATGAGTTCTGATACACTTATctataaaagttaaaaaaaaaaaaagaaaaaagcaagagatgcattatttttacaggctatgagaaaaaactccaaCATTTCAGGAATGTACACCTAGCTGGTGAAAGTGTCAAATGCGTAGGTATGGGAAGTTTTCACCTATAGGATCATTACAAGCAATAGTTCAGAATTTTTCAGCGTTGAGCAAGCAAAAAATCAATTTTTGAGCTTAGGCAGAAGTTCAGTTTCCCTACCTACTAGGTTCTTTTTGTGCATCTAAATTGCTAGCAGGAGCTCAGTGGTGAAGGACTGTTCTGTCTTTCCAGTTTCAGAGACAAAAATTTACAATGAATCATGATCACAAGTCACAAGAAGCCATTATATCATATATAGAATAAGAGCGTAGACTCAAATATCTATGCTTAAACACTTAGTCCCAAAGTTGTATTattgaggggggaaaagaaaaaaaaaaacagaccaaaca
The Phalacrocorax aristotelis chromosome 1, bGulAri2.1, whole genome shotgun sequence DNA segment above includes these coding regions:
- the LOC142048087 gene encoding protein mono-ADP-ribosyltransferase PARP12-like translates to MAFATQALRVLCASGGCLEQSELRQRIPGRPTEEQLALVLRDAQRFTLVRRPGEAAAAGGGVVVVVATSPVRLCQEYGAGCEGQCGRLHLCKFHLKGLCRNQQARKECKFVHNFHSDHNLYVLKQNGLEKLNSDELRQLLLQNDPSLLPEVCLYYNKGDGPYGSCTYKKMCTKLHVCQYFLRGQCRFGSGCKRSHDLLKSECYEKLERQGISSNIIEKLPSIYRNMYDIKNGNRSVYDIEDVKSSPCKERKHSSSRESLTTNDDELAQICLYHLYRNCGFKDKCIRTHFHLPYRWQISDGNTWKDLKNMEEIEKAYCDPSNTRFNNGVTESGSVLSCICFLNMCSGFEKVRRLSTASSVTKPPHFILTTEWIWYWKDEYGLWQEYGKKDNNHIAATISSDDLEKAYIAKSSPKLNFKAGKHEYELNFGAMIQKNLRYTTERAICRRPKFVSQTEVEKTRARGFKNTEQFKGIPAHWDKSALPELGFKLIELDSSSEEYKKVKVDFQRTMPKTVIKRICRVQNPSLWELYQWQKEQMQKSNGGKDVDERFLFHGTSKKYIDAICHQNFDWRICGLHGTVYGKGSYFARDASYSDNYCLEDSHCKTMFLARVLVGEFTLGSSSYVRPPLKDNQNFYDSCVNSSSNPSIFVIFEKQQIYPEYLIEYIDQALARML